A genomic segment from Tuwongella immobilis encodes:
- a CDS encoding Gfo/Idh/MocA family protein — MSFIDLFEQCMKNIDSPQKLRAGMVGLGMIFDETYRPFFERAQEEGIYRKSFGPTSIELGGIVTRTGHRAARYLANRPKTDIPCDSFVGEHGLSELLQQTDINVVCVATPDDRHFDVSIQAIRSGKHVLIEKPSVLTLVQLDQLQAAAEKHQVLVKVVYHKLLDPDHKKLRTHVANGILQHVNNGYCSLLEPKSISGSQFAEWITGRNPSTYVAVHYIKLIDFTFHTDWQLHRITATGQRGLVDSPTGPTWDSNQIQVIYRYPDGREAAFDIHTSWVNPDNFPGYVDQEVQFRFDNGIWNAHQRKRGVEIAVEHQSPNPIKYTPNHHYNGSFIEPWGDASQRGYGIEVIERFFEEVAFVEFGGKTEERRSRLEKMQKLDYNDIRTDRNTVAIVQAVEAVLEEAVQNRPGSTVFVNHSKGGLVLFSPGISEPRVLYAGQV; from the coding sequence GTGTCGTTCATTGACTTGTTCGAGCAATGTATGAAAAATATCGATTCCCCACAAAAACTCCGAGCTGGTATGGTGGGGCTTGGGATGATTTTCGATGAGACGTATCGACCATTCTTCGAGCGTGCGCAAGAAGAGGGAATTTATCGGAAATCATTCGGCCCTACTTCCATCGAGTTGGGTGGAATCGTGACGCGCACCGGACATCGTGCCGCACGCTATTTGGCGAATCGACCGAAGACCGATATTCCATGTGATTCGTTTGTCGGTGAACATGGCTTGAGCGAACTGCTACAACAGACCGACATTAACGTTGTTTGCGTCGCTACTCCCGACGATCGACATTTTGATGTCTCGATCCAAGCGATCCGATCTGGAAAGCACGTCCTCATCGAGAAGCCATCCGTCTTGACTCTCGTTCAGTTGGATCAGCTTCAGGCCGCAGCCGAGAAACACCAAGTTTTGGTAAAAGTGGTCTACCACAAACTTCTCGATCCGGATCACAAAAAGCTCAGAACCCATGTCGCGAATGGAATTCTGCAGCATGTCAATAATGGATATTGTTCACTTCTAGAACCAAAATCGATTTCCGGTTCACAGTTTGCTGAATGGATCACAGGTCGAAATCCAAGTACCTACGTTGCGGTTCACTATATCAAACTGATCGATTTTACGTTTCACACAGATTGGCAGTTGCATCGAATCACAGCAACTGGACAACGAGGACTTGTTGATTCCCCGACGGGTCCGACATGGGATTCCAACCAGATTCAGGTCATTTACCGATATCCGGATGGGCGTGAAGCTGCATTCGATATTCATACATCCTGGGTGAATCCAGACAACTTTCCTGGGTATGTTGACCAGGAAGTCCAGTTTCGATTCGATAACGGAATTTGGAATGCCCATCAACGGAAACGAGGCGTTGAAATTGCGGTTGAGCACCAATCTCCCAATCCGATTAAGTACACACCGAATCATCATTACAATGGGTCATTCATCGAACCCTGGGGAGATGCGAGTCAACGCGGTTATGGAATTGAGGTAATTGAGCGGTTTTTTGAAGAAGTTGCCTTCGTCGAATTTGGAGGAAAGACCGAAGAAAGACGATCACGACTCGAGAAGATGCAGAAACTCGACTACAACGATATTCGAACGGACCGGAATACCGTGGCAATTGTTCAGGCGGTCGAAGCAGTTTTGGAGGAAGCCGTGCAAAATCGCCCTGGTTCGACGGTGTTTGTCAATCACTCCAAAGGCGGTTTAGTTCTCTTTTCTCCTGGAATCAGCGAACCTCGAGTGTTATACGCCGGTCAAGTATAA
- a CDS encoding aspartate aminotransferase family protein codes for MTAPIHHPHEHESNLLRDHISHLEPRSLRTYTPSLAVLAKSAGVFHWTPEGKRLYDFSSGVLVANLGHNPIRWMQRFQQYMGWPTGAIQQTDDAPDGYFSAVTMTAYNGITPVETLASRRLLETVQSVPGGARLQQVMWAASGSEAIQKALWTAMAFDRTRPMILATRFGFHGKKGLANAITGSEHDAERDPRVRFISFPMHESRDLTLRTHSFDPTPYRKELEALYHQYGQKIGCLVTEPYLGGGGSYHPPIAYHQMLQDFCREHDILLIFDEVQANFGRTGNLFAYTTYGVEPDMVVLGKGLGNGVPVAAVVGRRDLFQSMAYGEGSDTWSANPLCCASVLATLDEFADPEVMHNCHRSSAIIEAGLCELKSFPFVAHVRGENGGMVWGVEMQDYAGRTAQEWANAVVLAAYHGDGDDATCDGIHLLGPLSKKIVRISPPLTISQSEATDSMRILHGAISRLNQSVGKSVEVKSAYVGVN; via the coding sequence ATGACCGCACCTATTCATCATCCTCACGAACACGAATCTAACCTCCTTCGAGATCATATTTCCCATCTCGAACCGCGATCGCTTCGCACCTACACCCCTTCACTTGCAGTTTTGGCCAAGAGTGCTGGGGTCTTTCATTGGACACCCGAAGGAAAGCGCCTGTATGATTTTTCGTCAGGTGTGTTAGTCGCCAATTTAGGGCATAATCCGATTCGTTGGATGCAGCGGTTTCAACAATACATGGGATGGCCAACCGGTGCGATCCAACAAACAGATGATGCACCGGATGGATATTTCTCAGCGGTAACCATGACCGCCTACAACGGGATAACACCGGTTGAGACGCTTGCAAGCCGCCGATTACTGGAAACCGTACAGAGCGTTCCGGGAGGAGCTCGACTCCAACAAGTGATGTGGGCTGCTTCTGGATCGGAAGCAATCCAAAAAGCACTTTGGACTGCAATGGCGTTCGACCGAACTCGCCCGATGATCCTTGCGACTCGCTTTGGTTTTCATGGCAAGAAAGGTCTTGCCAACGCGATCACAGGGAGCGAACACGACGCCGAACGAGATCCCCGCGTCCGATTTATTAGCTTCCCCATGCATGAATCTCGAGACTTAACGCTTCGGACGCATTCGTTCGATCCGACTCCATATCGAAAAGAATTAGAGGCACTTTACCATCAATATGGTCAAAAAATTGGCTGTCTGGTGACTGAGCCATATTTAGGTGGCGGTGGGTCATATCACCCACCAATTGCATACCACCAAATGCTTCAGGATTTCTGTCGCGAGCACGACATTTTGTTGATTTTTGATGAGGTGCAGGCAAACTTCGGTCGAACCGGAAACCTATTTGCATACACCACTTATGGTGTTGAGCCAGATATGGTCGTGCTCGGGAAAGGTCTCGGGAACGGTGTTCCGGTTGCTGCGGTCGTTGGTCGCCGCGATCTCTTCCAATCCATGGCATATGGGGAAGGATCCGATACTTGGAGCGCAAATCCGTTATGTTGCGCCTCGGTATTGGCAACGCTCGATGAATTTGCTGATCCTGAAGTTATGCACAACTGCCATCGCTCTTCAGCAATTATTGAAGCTGGTCTCTGTGAATTAAAGTCTTTTCCATTTGTTGCTCACGTTCGAGGTGAGAACGGCGGGATGGTCTGGGGCGTCGAAATGCAAGATTATGCAGGTCGAACCGCTCAGGAATGGGCCAATGCAGTTGTGCTTGCCGCCTATCATGGTGATGGTGACGATGCAACTTGTGATGGAATCCATTTGTTAGGCCCACTCTCAAAGAAGATTGTCCGAATCTCCCCTCCCCTCACGATTTCTCAATCAGAAGCCACAGACTCGATGCGAATTCTGCATGGAGCGATTTCGAGATTGAACCAATCGGTCGGGAAATCCGTAGAAGTGAAATCCGCTTACGTTGGGGTGAATTGA
- a CDS encoding metal ABC transporter permease: MTMASFITLWIEGISSLLGILEFEVRAFLTVGLVCLICGLVGAMVMANRMAFFSDAMAHCSFAGVALGMLTVLMFGYSLKAGDAQDWLVPLVMVLFSVLIGFGIAWVRERTNLATDAIIGVFFAGAMGFGALLLTALRNRSRFDPEGFLFGNPWVATDIDLFYLLILLGFTTILMIGRQNSFLLSSFNQTLAKSRGTSTRINQYLFIVLLALIVNFSLRAVGVLLINGLIIVPAASAANIARNIRELYLWSIGLSVTSGLGGLLVSSHLKLPMPEGPPLEFGPSGPILLIAVFGFFFTLALAANRAWNERFASGRSNPNTSCPEHPDSPNEPFCLH, translated from the coding sequence ATGACCATGGCTTCCTTCATAACCCTCTGGATTGAAGGTATTTCAAGTTTACTTGGAATTCTTGAATTTGAAGTGCGAGCCTTTCTCACAGTCGGCCTTGTTTGTCTGATTTGTGGATTGGTTGGGGCCATGGTCATGGCAAACCGGATGGCATTCTTCAGCGATGCGATGGCACATTGCTCATTTGCTGGCGTCGCATTAGGGATGTTAACAGTCCTAATGTTTGGATATTCGCTGAAAGCTGGTGATGCACAAGATTGGTTAGTTCCATTAGTGATGGTTCTGTTCTCAGTACTTATTGGATTTGGGATTGCGTGGGTCCGGGAACGGACTAATCTTGCTACCGATGCAATTATTGGGGTGTTTTTTGCCGGCGCGATGGGATTTGGTGCACTTCTCCTGACGGCTCTGCGAAATCGATCGCGATTTGATCCCGAAGGATTTCTATTTGGGAATCCATGGGTCGCTACTGATATCGATCTATTCTATTTGCTGATACTGCTTGGATTTACGACTATCCTCATGATCGGTCGACAAAATTCATTTCTACTAAGCAGTTTTAATCAGACACTTGCGAAGTCGAGAGGAACTTCAACACGGATCAATCAGTATCTGTTTATTGTTCTCCTCGCCTTGATTGTGAATTTCTCGCTTCGTGCAGTAGGTGTTCTGTTGATTAACGGGCTAATTATTGTGCCTGCTGCTTCTGCAGCGAACATTGCCCGGAATATTCGTGAACTTTACCTGTGGTCGATCGGCCTCAGCGTCACTTCCGGTCTTGGGGGACTTCTCGTGAGTTCCCACCTGAAACTTCCCATGCCGGAAGGGCCGCCGCTTGAATTCGGCCCAAGCGGTCCCATTCTATTGATTGCGGTATTCGGATTCTTTTTCACTCTGGCACTCGCTGCGAACCGAGCTTGGAATGAGCGGTTTGCGTCTGGGCGAAGCAACCCGAACACGAGTTGTCCCGAGCATCCTGACTCGCCGAATGAACCCTTCTGTCTGCACTGA
- a CDS encoding permease — protein sequence MEEQVKDFVITFSSILWEAFPFIVLGALVAGILEEMVPQQAIAKIVPKSRLLAVMLGGGLGLIFPMCECGIVPIMRRLLRKGLPLGTCIAYMLAGPIINLVVIASTAVAFYPHGIGLEMVVLRVGIGFLIACTTAAVVEFVLVPKHGDSLLTEVARPPKPSSNPLSLTVVEDTNEVHPAENRAGESRPFFQRLGNISETALHDFVDIMVFVILGSILAAMAKLFLTADQVSNLSMTYPALAILAMMGLAILLCLCSEADAFVAASFTTLHPSAKLAFLVLGPMFDLKLLLMYTRVFKRRLILTIVSCVIIQVFVYMMLVHVAWNALGLPTSSIGIEVPVATENQ from the coding sequence GTGGAAGAACAGGTAAAAGACTTCGTCATTACATTCTCTTCCATTTTATGGGAGGCATTTCCGTTCATTGTACTCGGGGCCCTCGTTGCAGGGATTCTCGAAGAAATGGTGCCACAACAAGCGATTGCGAAAATTGTCCCGAAGAGCCGCCTTCTGGCGGTAATGTTGGGCGGTGGGCTGGGCCTGATTTTCCCGATGTGTGAATGTGGGATTGTCCCGATTATGCGGCGTCTCTTGCGCAAAGGACTTCCGCTCGGGACTTGTATTGCGTATATGCTTGCTGGTCCAATTATCAATCTTGTTGTGATTGCCAGCACTGCTGTCGCGTTTTATCCACATGGAATCGGGCTTGAGATGGTGGTCCTTCGCGTGGGAATCGGATTTCTGATTGCCTGCACAACTGCCGCGGTGGTCGAATTTGTTCTCGTGCCGAAGCATGGCGATTCACTCCTCACCGAAGTTGCACGACCGCCGAAGCCGAGCTCGAATCCGTTGTCATTGACAGTCGTGGAAGACACAAATGAAGTGCATCCGGCAGAAAACCGAGCAGGCGAATCTCGACCATTCTTCCAGCGGCTTGGGAATATTTCGGAGACCGCATTACATGATTTCGTCGATATCATGGTCTTTGTGATTCTCGGATCCATTTTAGCTGCAATGGCCAAGCTATTTCTCACGGCAGATCAAGTTTCGAACTTGTCGATGACCTACCCTGCTTTGGCAATTTTGGCCATGATGGGGTTGGCAATTCTGTTATGCCTCTGTAGTGAGGCTGATGCGTTTGTCGCCGCGAGTTTCACGACACTGCATCCTTCTGCGAAACTTGCATTCCTGGTGCTCGGGCCAATGTTCGACTTGAAACTGCTTCTGATGTACACCCGGGTCTTTAAGCGCCGGCTCATCCTCACCATCGTAAGCTGTGTGATTATCCAAGTTTTTGTTTACATGATGCTTGTTCATGTTGCTTGGAATGCATTGGGTTTGCCAACGTCTTCAATCGGTATCGAAGTCCCAGTAGCGACCGAAAATCAATGA